From Brevibacillus marinus, a single genomic window includes:
- a CDS encoding tripartite tricarboxylate transporter TctB family protein, producing the protein MKKTDFFVGIALILLSVAVWITSGSFPSVGETDVGPSFFPRLIAGGLVLLSLIMIAGSFRHRQDNDKDAAPTLWGRTILGFVCMFAFLALIYIGGFHLATPLFLFGFMWLYGYRKPMASILVAVLVTLFIYFIFEVLLQVPLPAGVLFE; encoded by the coding sequence TTGAAAAAGACGGATTTTTTTGTTGGCATTGCTCTTATTCTTCTGTCTGTTGCAGTCTGGATAACATCGGGAAGCTTTCCGTCTGTTGGTGAGACGGATGTAGGCCCGAGCTTCTTCCCTCGGCTGATCGCAGGAGGACTGGTTCTGCTGTCATTGATCATGATCGCCGGTTCTTTTCGCCATAGACAGGACAACGACAAGGATGCGGCTCCTACCTTATGGGGACGCACGATCCTCGGGTTTGTCTGCATGTTCGCTTTTTTGGCGCTTATTTACATCGGCGGTTTCCATTTGGCGACTCCGCTGTTCTTGTTTGGCTTCATGTGGCTTTATGGTTACCGCAAACCAATGGCGTCGATTCTGGTAGCCGTGCTGGTTACGCTGTTTATCTACTTCATCTTTGAAGTGTTGCTGCAGGTTCCCCTGCCTGCAGGCGTTTTGTTCGAGTGA